Proteins encoded in a region of the Saccharothrix ecbatanensis genome:
- a CDS encoding helix-turn-helix transcriptional regulator — protein sequence MGDGESGLLVGLVSAEAAAVFDQLSRGPGLPVGGDRGMFDLNDRACGELFDAGVLTFFGSGEQRLVRAVHPSIAVRRLLDRQHHRLVELQLQLAGAWERFAGMVSPTTGLLGDTIDDGQIEIIRDYPEMTRLAAGLYRSPKRLLRATLNGHFVSGSTTEGVLLPPRDAVDSGVEFRMIYDVKHVSDQWGSHSVGQSVRAGEQAKVRKTVPVKMMHVDDSVALVTIDAAGSLGALHVRSPSLLAVLAQWFDMLWDDPGSTVIGGQDLVSLTATQQKVLRLMASGFTDTAIAHQTNTAVRTVRRHVTAILDILGAESRFTAGVAAAKRGWL from the coding sequence ATGGGTGACGGTGAATCGGGACTGTTGGTGGGTTTGGTGAGCGCCGAGGCGGCGGCGGTATTCGATCAGCTCTCGCGCGGTCCCGGCCTACCTGTCGGCGGTGACCGAGGCATGTTCGACCTGAACGATCGGGCGTGCGGCGAGCTCTTTGATGCCGGGGTGCTGACTTTCTTCGGTAGCGGAGAGCAGAGGTTGGTTCGCGCGGTGCACCCGTCCATCGCGGTTCGCCGACTGCTGGACCGTCAGCACCACAGACTCGTCGAGCTCCAGCTCCAATTGGCCGGTGCATGGGAGAGATTCGCCGGCATGGTGTCCCCGACCACAGGCCTGCTCGGAGACACGATCGACGACGGCCAGATCGAGATCATCCGGGATTACCCTGAGATGACCCGGCTGGCCGCTGGGCTGTACAGGTCGCCGAAGCGTTTACTGCGAGCGACGTTGAACGGCCACTTCGTTTCGGGCTCGACCACGGAGGGAGTGCTGCTGCCGCCGCGTGACGCGGTGGACTCCGGGGTCGAGTTCCGGATGATCTACGACGTGAAGCACGTGTCGGACCAGTGGGGCTCGCACAGCGTCGGGCAGTCCGTGCGGGCAGGCGAACAGGCCAAGGTCCGGAAGACGGTACCGGTGAAGATGATGCACGTGGACGACAGCGTCGCCCTGGTGACCATTGACGCCGCCGGATCGCTCGGCGCACTGCATGTTCGCTCCCCGTCGCTCCTGGCCGTGCTGGCCCAGTGGTTCGACATGCTGTGGGACGACCCGGGCAGCACGGTGATCGGTGGCCAGGACCTGGTCAGCCTCACCGCGACCCAGCAGAAGGTGCTCCGCCTGATGGCTTCCGGATTCACCGACACGGCCATCGCGCACCAGACCAACACCGCGGTGAGGACCGTACGACGACATGTGACTGCGATCTTGGACATCTTGGGAGCCGAGAGCCGGTTCACGGCCGGCGTGGCGGCGGCGAAACGCGGCTGGTTGTAG
- a CDS encoding SGNH/GDSL hydrolase family protein, translating into MLRRLLVTLGAAAVVLTTVAPVAAAAGPKVMVVGDSISQGHEGDYTWRYRLAEHFGRTGAGVDFVGPWSGTDVLPAAYPAGWPEVSNPPSRTGAYRPGIGFDNQHLAQWGWQMHQAKDVIEAHVRIHSPDYLLVELGFNDLGWGVNGPAGVLNDLKWFIANARTAKPAIRVVVANVVHRTPLGVSPTLPQIISSYNSLLAGEIANISTAASPVVLADIDTPYDENRDTYDGLHPNVRGEHVIAKAFSDVLSTRFSLGGGYGAIPTSLPANLTPGPPATISATPVGDKVKVSWSHVFGAGAYQFFQRDATTGQAFAPAMLPIGADSWISDLLPAGHRMEFYVRTMRGESHISAASPVAGTTVAPLPELRNLVLTTDPARPYSVTLKWDPVPGADDYHVYAASGCGDLPAPLGDYKLQQWGLGTRTTWTQEYVFGGCANYIVVGSRYGGESKWPWAGARAWPYENNYGHLLARNRYLDTAPDDGDRRSETSVSPSTDRGIVVARGFIRNKDWFTDLIGDHRGFDNNPYASSKIGVAWDTKTGEIGVYVHQSCVIGGSNLPSPWVAGCRDAHPIQFVGNALAYGDTDATPVNYVSVLKLSDGSLVVSVSAVNSWSNFVGRIHGKLTLRPSGDTYAATLTADKFPAWEIYRYPRTAVLGSIIQESYTIGTRDQTSIDDLKAGYSFCSSPATENKSGEVNPMTC; encoded by the coding sequence ATGTTGAGACGATTACTGGTGACGCTCGGCGCGGCCGCCGTGGTGTTGACCACGGTGGCCCCAGTTGCCGCCGCAGCGGGGCCCAAGGTGATGGTGGTCGGTGACTCCATCAGCCAGGGACACGAGGGCGACTACACGTGGCGCTACCGGCTCGCCGAGCACTTCGGCCGCACGGGTGCCGGGGTCGACTTCGTGGGGCCGTGGAGCGGCACGGACGTGTTGCCCGCGGCGTACCCGGCCGGGTGGCCGGAGGTGTCGAACCCGCCGTCGCGCACCGGTGCGTACCGGCCGGGCATCGGCTTCGACAACCAGCACCTCGCGCAGTGGGGTTGGCAGATGCACCAGGCGAAGGACGTGATCGAGGCCCACGTCCGCATCCATTCTCCGGACTACCTGCTGGTGGAACTCGGGTTCAACGACCTCGGGTGGGGGGTCAACGGGCCGGCGGGCGTGCTCAACGACCTGAAGTGGTTCATCGCCAACGCCCGCACGGCGAAGCCCGCCATCCGGGTCGTCGTCGCCAACGTCGTGCACCGCACGCCGCTAGGGGTGTCGCCGACGCTGCCGCAGATCATCTCGTCGTACAACTCCCTGCTGGCCGGGGAGATCGCGAACATCTCCACGGCGGCGTCGCCGGTGGTGCTCGCCGACATCGACACCCCGTACGACGAGAACCGCGACACCTACGACGGGCTGCACCCGAACGTGCGCGGGGAGCACGTGATCGCCAAGGCGTTCAGCGACGTCCTGTCCACGCGCTTCTCCCTCGGCGGCGGCTACGGGGCGATCCCGACGTCGCTGCCCGCGAACCTGACACCCGGCCCGCCCGCGACGATCAGCGCGACCCCGGTGGGCGACAAGGTGAAGGTGAGCTGGTCCCACGTGTTCGGTGCGGGGGCCTACCAGTTCTTCCAGCGCGACGCGACGACCGGCCAGGCGTTCGCGCCGGCGATGTTGCCGATCGGCGCCGACAGCTGGATCTCCGACCTGCTGCCCGCCGGTCACCGGATGGAGTTCTACGTCAGGACGATGCGCGGCGAGAGCCACATCAGCGCCGCGTCGCCGGTGGCGGGAACGACGGTCGCGCCGTTGCCGGAGCTGAGGAACCTGGTGCTCACCACCGACCCGGCGCGGCCGTACTCGGTCACCCTGAAGTGGGATCCGGTGCCCGGCGCCGACGACTACCACGTCTACGCCGCCTCCGGGTGCGGTGACCTGCCCGCTCCTCTGGGCGACTACAAACTCCAGCAGTGGGGGTTGGGCACGAGGACCACGTGGACGCAGGAGTACGTCTTCGGCGGCTGCGCCAACTACATCGTCGTCGGCTCGCGCTACGGCGGTGAGAGCAAGTGGCCCTGGGCGGGTGCCCGCGCCTGGCCCTACGAGAATAACTACGGGCACCTGCTCGCCCGCAACCGCTACCTCGACACCGCGCCCGACGACGGCGACCGCCGGTCCGAGACCTCGGTGTCCCCGTCGACCGATCGCGGCATCGTGGTGGCGCGCGGCTTCATCAGGAACAAGGACTGGTTCACCGACCTGATCGGCGACCACCGCGGCTTCGACAACAACCCCTACGCATCCAGCAAGATCGGCGTCGCCTGGGACACGAAGACCGGCGAGATCGGCGTGTACGTGCACCAGTCCTGCGTCATCGGCGGGTCCAACCTGCCCAGCCCGTGGGTTGCGGGCTGCCGCGACGCGCACCCGATCCAGTTCGTCGGCAACGCGCTCGCCTACGGCGACACCGACGCCACCCCGGTCAACTACGTGTCGGTGCTCAAACTGTCCGACGGCTCGCTGGTGGTCTCGGTGTCCGCGGTCAACTCGTGGTCGAACTTCGTCGGCCGCATCCACGGCAAGCTCACCCTGCGGCCCTCCGGCGACACCTACGCGGCGACGCTCACGGCGGACAAGTTCCCCGCCTGGGAGATCTACCGCTACCCGCGCACCGCCGTGCTCGGCAGCATCATCCAAGAGTCGTACACGATCGGCACCCGCGACCAGACCTCGATCGACGACCTCAAAGCCGGTTACTCGTTCTGCTCCAGCCCGGCGACAGAGAACAAGAGCGGCGAGGTGAACCCGATGACCTGCTGA